From Streptomyces sp. Edi4, one genomic window encodes:
- a CDS encoding NUDIX hydrolase — protein MAIEDTAEHWQVVASATPFTGNKTGVRTDDVVMPDGSVHQRDYQTHPGSVAILALDEQGRVVVLRQYRHPVRHKLWEIPAGLLDVPGENPLHAAQRELYEEAHIKAERWHVLSDVFTSPGGTDEAVRIFLAQDLSEADGERFEVAEEEADMELARVPLEELVRKVLAGELHNNCLVVGVLALSAALRGDGVKTLRPAEAPWPARPFEA, from the coding sequence ATGGCCATCGAGGACACCGCCGAGCACTGGCAGGTCGTGGCGAGCGCCACCCCGTTCACCGGCAACAAGACGGGGGTGCGCACCGATGACGTGGTGATGCCCGACGGCTCGGTCCACCAGCGCGACTACCAGACCCACCCCGGCTCGGTGGCGATCCTCGCCCTGGACGAACAGGGCCGGGTCGTGGTGCTGCGCCAGTACCGCCACCCCGTACGCCACAAGCTCTGGGAGATCCCGGCCGGACTCCTGGACGTGCCGGGCGAGAACCCGCTGCACGCCGCCCAGCGCGAGCTGTACGAGGAGGCGCACATCAAGGCCGAGCGCTGGCATGTCCTGAGCGATGTGTTCACCAGCCCCGGCGGCACGGACGAGGCCGTACGGATCTTCCTGGCCCAGGACCTGTCGGAGGCCGACGGCGAGCGCTTCGAGGTCGCCGAGGAGGAGGCCGACATGGAGCTGGCCCGGGTGCCGCTCGAGGAGCTGGTGCGCAAGGTGCTCGCGGGGGAGCTGCACAACAACTGCCTGGTGGTCGGCGTGCTCGCGCTCTCGGCGGCCCTGCGGGGCGACGGCGTCAAGACGCTGCGGCCGGCCGAGGCGCCCTGGCCGGCCCGGCCGTTCGAGGCGTGA
- the scpB gene encoding SMC-Scp complex subunit ScpB, translating to MSEGLRVELALKPALEAVLMVVDQPATEEHLAKVLDRPRRAVGDALRELADEYTAQGRGFELRLVAGGWRFYSRAAYADAVEGFVLDGQHARLTQAALETLAVVAYRQPVSRSRVSAVRGVNCDGVMRTLLQRGLVDEAGTEPETGAILYRTTNYFLERMGLRGLDELPELAPFLPEADAIEAETLEGVPSFDPDAPDAPETPADDKTEM from the coding sequence GTGAGCGAAGGCCTGCGCGTGGAACTGGCGCTGAAGCCGGCCCTGGAGGCCGTCCTCATGGTCGTCGACCAGCCCGCCACCGAGGAACACCTCGCCAAGGTGCTCGACCGGCCCCGGCGGGCCGTGGGGGACGCCCTGCGGGAGCTGGCCGACGAGTACACCGCCCAGGGCCGGGGCTTCGAGCTCAGGCTCGTGGCGGGCGGCTGGCGGTTCTACAGCCGCGCCGCCTACGCCGACGCCGTCGAGGGCTTCGTCCTCGACGGCCAGCACGCCCGCCTCACCCAGGCGGCCCTGGAGACGCTGGCGGTCGTCGCCTACCGCCAGCCGGTCAGCCGTTCGCGGGTCTCGGCGGTGCGCGGAGTGAACTGCGACGGGGTCATGCGGACCCTGCTCCAGCGGGGTCTGGTCGACGAGGCGGGCACGGAACCCGAAACAGGTGCGATCCTGTACAGGACGACGAACTACTTTCTGGAGCGGATGGGCCTGCGCGGCCTTGACGAGCTCCCGGAGCTCGCGCCCTTCCTCCCCGAGGCGGACGCGATCGAGGCCGAGACGCTGGAGGGTGTGCCGTCGTTCGACCCGGACGCGCCCGACGCGCCGGAGACCCCCGCAGACGACAAGACGGAAATGTGA
- a CDS encoding tetratricopeptide repeat protein: protein MTDQAVDVGGAAAGQCAGQFLGRHRELKELRADIERAGLDTLSGKKSPRARVLLIAGRPGSGRTALAAELARQVAGDYPDGVLRAALTEPGGARVPADRVARDLLDALEVPAPPGAGQDELTELVRGALASRRAIVLLDDAADAEQVGPLLPDTSRSLIVATAKGPLTGIPDVRPCTLGGLDTKAAVELLEGFTGSVRVTVDPRAAESLVEACAGQPAALVLVGGWLAARPKAAVSDVAKQLRALGDDVAELPSSARPLATSFRLVYECLSQPSARILRLLALAPAGIADAHTASALAGCSVSGAQTALGDFVAYGLLRRDPDVPEQFRVPGALAPLLRALCESVDRPGEVQLARARMLERTVRLLQSCRAVTEPEGSAARKRLAGLPRALRFPSRAAAEAWLGGRRPALLAAAELAVRDGELDTLARRLVAALVRALAAHRGTEAAAPDLYGLHQLVLDVAERRELHREKAAALLNLGDLDAGTGRTTEALARYRLALDAGRAANDPYATGRAMESVGGAHQELGDWQRASDWYGRALSQRLARGERADEARLYGRLATVHTYAGRYGEALRCWRAAVAGYRRLGDLPSQARALSEAARVQEYAGRPEESLRTCREAVEQARKAGDLRLQAALQLRLADTLDRLGDPTAARLHRVTADRLLEDEAAAPRDLRNP, encoded by the coding sequence GTGACGGATCAGGCGGTGGACGTGGGTGGCGCTGCCGCCGGGCAGTGCGCGGGACAATTCCTGGGCAGGCACCGGGAGTTGAAGGAACTCAGGGCCGACATCGAACGCGCCGGACTTGACACCCTGTCAGGAAAGAAGTCGCCCCGGGCCCGGGTCCTGCTGATCGCCGGACGGCCGGGGTCGGGACGCACCGCGCTCGCCGCGGAGCTGGCCCGCCAGGTGGCCGGCGACTACCCCGACGGGGTGCTGCGCGCCGCGCTCACCGAACCGGGCGGGGCCCGGGTCCCGGCCGACCGGGTCGCCCGCGACCTGCTGGACGCCCTGGAGGTGCCGGCGCCGCCAGGAGCGGGCCAGGACGAGCTGACCGAACTGGTGCGCGGCGCCCTCGCGAGCCGCCGGGCCATCGTGCTGCTGGACGACGCGGCCGACGCCGAGCAGGTCGGCCCGCTGCTGCCCGACACCTCGCGGAGCCTGATCGTGGCGACCGCGAAGGGCCCGCTCACCGGCATCCCGGACGTGCGCCCCTGCACCCTGGGCGGCCTCGACACCAAAGCGGCCGTCGAACTCCTCGAGGGCTTCACCGGGTCGGTGCGCGTCACGGTCGACCCGCGCGCCGCCGAATCCCTGGTCGAGGCGTGCGCCGGCCAGCCCGCCGCGCTCGTCCTGGTCGGCGGCTGGCTCGCCGCCCGGCCCAAGGCGGCGGTGTCGGACGTGGCGAAACAACTGCGCGCCCTCGGCGACGACGTGGCCGAACTGCCCAGCTCCGCACGGCCGTTGGCCACGTCCTTCCGGCTCGTGTACGAGTGCCTTTCGCAGCCGTCCGCGCGGATACTGCGACTGCTCGCTCTCGCCCCCGCCGGGATCGCCGACGCGCACACCGCGTCGGCGCTGGCCGGCTGCTCGGTCTCGGGCGCCCAGACGGCGCTCGGCGACTTCGTGGCGTACGGACTGCTGCGCCGCGACCCCGACGTGCCCGAACAGTTCCGTGTGCCCGGCGCCCTCGCCCCGCTGCTGCGCGCGCTGTGCGAGAGCGTCGACCGGCCCGGCGAGGTGCAGCTGGCACGCGCCCGCATGCTGGAGCGCACCGTGCGGCTGCTCCAGTCCTGCCGCGCCGTCACCGAACCGGAGGGCTCGGCCGCCCGCAAGCGCCTGGCCGGCCTGCCGCGCGCGCTGCGCTTTCCGAGCCGGGCCGCGGCCGAGGCCTGGCTCGGCGGCCGAAGGCCCGCGCTGCTGGCCGCCGCCGAGCTCGCCGTGCGGGACGGCGAACTCGACACCCTGGCCCGGCGCCTGGTCGCCGCCCTGGTGCGGGCGCTCGCCGCCCACCGGGGCACCGAGGCGGCCGCCCCCGACCTGTACGGCCTGCACCAGCTCGTCCTGGACGTGGCCGAGCGGCGCGAACTGCACCGCGAGAAGGCGGCGGCCCTGCTGAACCTGGGTGATCTGGACGCGGGAACCGGGCGCACCACCGAGGCGCTGGCCCGCTACCGGCTCGCCCTTGACGCCGGACGCGCGGCGAACGACCCGTACGCCACGGGCCGCGCGATGGAATCCGTAGGCGGCGCCCACCAGGAGCTGGGGGACTGGCAGCGGGCGTCGGACTGGTACGGGCGGGCTCTGTCGCAGCGGCTCGCGCGCGGCGAGCGCGCGGACGAGGCCCGGCTGTACGGGCGGCTCGCCACCGTGCACACCTACGCGGGCCGCTACGGCGAGGCGCTGCGCTGCTGGCGCGCGGCGGTGGCCGGATACCGACGGCTCGGTGATCTCCCAAGCCAGGCAAGGGCGTTGAGCGAGGCGGCCCGGGTCCAGGAGTACGCCGGACGCCCCGAGGAGTCGCTGCGCACCTGCCGGGAGGCGGTGGAGCAGGCGCGCAAGGCCGGTGATCTGCGGTTGCAGGCCGCGCTCCAGCTCCGGCTCGCCGACACCCTGGACCGGCTCGGCGACCCCACGGCGGCCCGGTTGCACCGTGTGACGGCCGATCGACTTCTGGAAGACGAGGCAGCAGCCCCAAGGGACCTGCGAAATCCGTAG
- the ald gene encoding alanine dehydrogenase produces the protein MKVGIPREVKNNEFRVAITPAGVHELVRNGHQVFVEQNAGVGSSITDAEYVGAGAEILPTADEVWATADLLLKVKEPIAEEYHRLRKDQTLFTYLHLAASRECTDALLESGTTAIAYETVETAGRQLPLLAPMSEVAGRLAPQVGAYHLMRSAGGRGVLPGGVPGTHAGRAVVIGGGVSGWNATQIAVGMGFHVTLLDKDINKLREADKIFGTKVQTIVSNAYELEKAVVEADLVIGAVLIPGAKAPKLVTNELVAKMKPGSVLVDIAIDQGGCFEDSRPTTHAEPTFMIHNSVFYCVANMPGAVPNTSTYALTNATLPYIVSLANNGWAEALRRDAALALGLNTHDGQVVYGSVAEAHGLPHVELSTLLG, from the coding sequence GTGAAGGTCGGTATCCCCCGCGAGGTCAAGAACAACGAGTTCCGGGTGGCCATCACCCCCGCCGGCGTGCACGAGCTCGTACGCAACGGCCACCAGGTCTTCGTCGAGCAGAACGCCGGTGTCGGCTCCTCGATCACGGACGCCGAGTACGTGGGCGCCGGTGCGGAGATCCTTCCCACGGCCGACGAGGTCTGGGCCACCGCTGACCTGCTGCTCAAGGTCAAGGAGCCCATCGCGGAGGAGTACCACCGCCTGCGCAAGGACCAGACGCTCTTCACCTACCTGCACCTCGCCGCCTCCCGCGAGTGCACGGACGCCCTCCTGGAGTCCGGCACCACCGCGATCGCGTACGAGACCGTCGAGACGGCCGGCCGCCAGCTGCCGCTGCTCGCCCCGATGTCCGAGGTCGCGGGCCGCCTCGCCCCCCAGGTCGGCGCCTACCACCTGATGCGCTCGGCCGGCGGCCGCGGCGTGCTGCCCGGCGGCGTCCCCGGCACCCACGCCGGCAGGGCCGTCGTCATCGGCGGCGGCGTCTCCGGCTGGAACGCCACGCAGATCGCCGTCGGCATGGGCTTCCACGTGACCCTGCTCGACAAGGACATCAACAAGCTCCGCGAGGCCGACAAGATCTTCGGCACCAAGGTGCAGACGATCGTCTCCAACGCCTACGAGCTGGAGAAGGCCGTCGTCGAGGCCGACCTCGTCATCGGCGCGGTGCTCATCCCCGGCGCCAAGGCCCCCAAGCTGGTCACCAACGAGCTCGTCGCCAAGATGAAGCCCGGAAGTGTCCTTGTCGACATCGCCATCGACCAGGGCGGCTGCTTCGAGGACTCGCGTCCGACCACGCACGCCGAGCCGACCTTCATGATCCACAACTCGGTCTTCTACTGCGTCGCCAACATGCCGGGCGCGGTGCCGAACACCTCCACCTACGCGCTGACCAACGCCACGCTGCCCTACATCGTGTCGCTCGCCAACAACGGCTGGGCCGAGGCGCTGCGCCGCGACGCCGCGCTGGCGCTCGGCCTCAACACCCATGACGGCCAGGTCGTTTACGGCTCCGTCGCCGAGGCCCACGGTCTGCCGCACGTGGAGCTGAGCACGCTGCTCGGCTAG
- a CDS encoding ParA family protein produces MSVRGQSPSGPEAVGSVAVRTFETTPLPAHAGMVPTQHMTTAPRMMDGLHVNATAGNESGRDTAALADFDEVPQGHFYDPDAEYEPDPEYAATLAPDAARQRRERIGPTGRPLPYFPIPGPLTDHGPAKIIAMCNQKGGVGKTTSTINLGAALAEYGRRVLLVDFDPQGALSVGLGVNPMELDLTVYNLLMERGMSADEVLLKTAVPNMDLLPSNIDLSAAEVQLVSEVARESTLQRALKPLMQDYDYIVIDCQPSLGLLTVNALTAAHKVIVPLECEFFALRGVALLTETIEKVQERLNPDLELDGILATMYDSRTVHSREVLARVVEAFDDHVYHTVIGRTVRFPETTVAGEPITTYASNSVGAAAYRQLAREVLARCHAE; encoded by the coding sequence ATGTCCGTACGGGGACAGAGCCCTTCGGGGCCCGAGGCTGTCGGCTCCGTCGCGGTCCGCACCTTCGAAACCACCCCGCTCCCCGCGCACGCGGGGATGGTCCCCACCCAGCACATGACGACAGCCCCACGGATGATGGACGGCCTACACGTGAACGCCACGGCCGGCAACGAGAGCGGCCGGGACACCGCCGCGCTCGCCGACTTTGACGAGGTGCCCCAGGGGCACTTCTACGACCCCGACGCCGAGTACGAGCCCGATCCCGAGTACGCGGCCACCCTCGCACCCGACGCGGCCCGCCAGCGCCGCGAGCGGATCGGCCCGACGGGACGGCCGCTGCCGTACTTCCCGATCCCGGGCCCGCTGACCGACCACGGTCCCGCGAAGATCATCGCGATGTGCAACCAGAAGGGCGGCGTGGGCAAGACGACGTCGACCATCAACCTGGGCGCCGCGCTCGCGGAGTACGGACGGCGCGTGCTGCTCGTCGACTTCGACCCGCAGGGGGCCCTGTCGGTCGGCCTCGGCGTCAACCCGATGGAACTCGACCTCACCGTCTACAACCTGCTCATGGAGCGGGGCATGTCGGCCGACGAGGTGCTGCTCAAGACCGCGGTCCCCAACATGGACCTGCTGCCGAGCAACATCGACCTGTCCGCCGCCGAGGTGCAGTTGGTGAGCGAGGTCGCGCGCGAGTCCACGCTCCAGCGGGCGCTCAAGCCGCTGATGCAGGACTACGACTACATCGTGATCGACTGTCAGCCCTCGCTCGGCCTGCTGACCGTCAACGCCCTGACGGCGGCTCACAAGGTGATCGTGCCGCTGGAGTGCGAGTTCTTCGCCCTGCGCGGTGTGGCGCTGCTCACCGAGACGATCGAGAAGGTGCAGGAACGTCTCAACCCCGACCTGGAGCTGGACGGCATCCTCGCCACGATGTACGACTCCCGCACGGTGCACAGCCGTGAGGTCCTGGCCCGCGTGGTCGAGGCCTTCGACGACCACGTCTACCACACGGTCATCGGCCGGACCGTGCGCTTCCCTGAGACCACGGTCGCCGGTGAGCCGATCACGACGTACGCCTCCAACTCCGTCGGCGCGGCCGCCTACCGTCAGCTCGCCAGGGAGGTGCTCGCCCGGTGTCACGCCGAGTGA
- a CDS encoding glycoside hydrolase family 15 protein has protein sequence MQTAALVCRDGTADWLCLPRFDSHAVFAGLLGTEEHGFWRVGPAHGAADRPPAADRRRYRGDSLILESEWDTPRGTVRVTDFMPPRDGAPQLIRIVEGVSGRVQMRSTLRMRFSYGRITPWVHKVDDTRTVAVAGPDSVWLDTEAETYGKDLTTYSDFTVSPGERVAFTISWQPSHREPPALPEPEASLEATEDFWREWVEHCTYHGPYREAVVRSLITLKALTYAPTGGIVAAPTTSLPEHVGGERNWDYRYTWLRDAAITLSSLLRTGYREEARAWREWLLRAVAGDPENLQIMYGIAGERELGETELDWLPGYENSTPVRAGNGAAHQLQLDVYGEVTEALHLAHMTGLARNDYASLLQLKLIRYLETHWDQPDEGIWEVRGPRRHFVHSKVMAWVAVDRTIKLIESGDADGPLEKWRRLRDDIHRDVCEKGYDKERNTFTQSYGSQELDASLLLIPQMGFLPPDDKRVIGTIEAIQRELSTRDGFILRYPTTGGGEDNLDGLEGEEGAFLACSFWMADDLAMIGRVDEARKLFEKLLALRNDLGLLAEEWDPHLQRQVGNFPQAFSHVPLIDTALRLTASGAYGG, from the coding sequence ATGCAGACCGCCGCACTGGTCTGCCGGGACGGCACGGCGGACTGGCTCTGTCTGCCCCGTTTCGACTCGCACGCCGTCTTCGCCGGACTCCTCGGCACCGAGGAACACGGCTTCTGGCGGGTCGGCCCCGCGCACGGCGCCGCCGACCGGCCCCCGGCGGCCGACCGCCGCCGCTACCGGGGCGACTCGCTCATCCTGGAATCGGAGTGGGACACCCCGCGCGGCACCGTCCGCGTGACCGACTTCATGCCGCCGCGTGACGGCGCCCCGCAGCTGATCCGCATCGTGGAAGGCGTCAGCGGCCGCGTCCAGATGCGCTCCACGCTGCGCATGCGGTTCAGTTACGGGCGGATCACCCCCTGGGTGCACAAGGTCGACGACACCCGCACGGTGGCCGTCGCCGGCCCCGACTCGGTCTGGCTGGACACCGAGGCGGAGACGTACGGCAAGGACCTCACCACGTACTCCGACTTCACCGTCTCGCCCGGCGAGCGGGTCGCCTTCACCATCAGCTGGCAGCCCTCGCACCGCGAGCCGCCCGCGCTGCCCGAGCCCGAGGCGTCCCTGGAGGCCACCGAGGACTTCTGGCGCGAGTGGGTGGAGCACTGCACCTACCACGGGCCCTACCGCGAGGCCGTGGTCCGCTCCCTGATCACCCTCAAGGCGCTCACGTACGCCCCCACCGGCGGCATCGTGGCCGCGCCCACCACCTCCCTGCCCGAGCACGTCGGCGGCGAACGCAACTGGGACTACCGCTACACCTGGCTGCGCGACGCGGCGATCACCCTGTCGTCGCTGCTGCGCACCGGCTACCGCGAGGAGGCCCGCGCCTGGCGCGAGTGGCTGCTGCGGGCGGTCGCGGGCGACCCCGAGAACCTTCAGATCATGTACGGGATCGCGGGCGAGCGCGAGCTGGGCGAGACCGAGCTCGACTGGCTGCCGGGCTATGAGAACTCCACCCCGGTGCGGGCCGGCAACGGCGCTGCCCATCAGCTCCAGCTCGACGTGTACGGCGAGGTCACAGAGGCGCTGCACCTGGCGCACATGACGGGGCTCGCCCGCAACGACTACGCCTCGCTCCTCCAGCTCAAGCTGATCCGCTACCTGGAGACCCACTGGGACCAGCCCGACGAGGGCATCTGGGAGGTGCGCGGCCCGCGCCGCCACTTCGTGCACTCCAAGGTGATGGCCTGGGTCGCCGTCGACCGCACCATCAAGCTCATCGAGTCCGGCGACGCCGACGGCCCGCTGGAGAAGTGGCGCCGGCTGCGCGACGACATCCACCGCGACGTGTGCGAGAAGGGGTACGACAAGGAGCGCAACACCTTCACGCAGTCCTACGGCTCCCAGGAGCTGGACGCCTCGCTGCTGCTCATCCCGCAGATGGGCTTCCTGCCGCCGGACGACAAGCGCGTGATCGGCACCATCGAGGCGATCCAGCGCGAGCTGTCCACCCGGGACGGGTTCATCCTGCGCTACCCGACGACGGGCGGCGGCGAGGACAACCTGGACGGCCTCGAGGGCGAGGAGGGCGCGTTCTTGGCCTGCTCGTTCTGGATGGCGGACGACCTCGCGATGATCGGCCGGGTGGACGAGGCCCGCAAGCTCTTCGAGAAGCTGCTCGCCCTGCGCAACGACCTGGGTCTGCTCGCCGAGGAGTGGGATCCCCACCTTCAGCGCCAGGTCGGCAACTTCCCGCAGGCCTTCAGCCACGTTCCGCTCATCGACACGGCGCTGCGGCTGACCGCCTCGGGCGCGTACGGCGGCTGA
- a CDS encoding segregation/condensation protein A, with the protein MPSADQSDAPAARGARRALGRGPEDPFPTPPLPKTLRGDSPGAGRSPGALPPDPRPASAAGAEPASPGEVVESGADPVSGRPVSDEPGERRFTVRLDNFEGPFDLLLQLISKHKLDVTEVALSQVTDEFMAHIRAMGPDWDLDQTTEFLVVAATLLDLKAARLLPVAEVEDEADLALLEARDLLFARLLQYRAYKRIADIFSERLDTEARRSPRTVGLEAHLAELLPDVVISIGAEGFAKLAVKAMQPRAKPQVYVDHIHAPLVSVREQAAIVVARLRAAGETTFQVLAEDAPDTLTVVARFLALLELYREKAVVLDQDEALGELMVRWSGGERDEGGGQRWVTDEFDHVVTEEKA; encoded by the coding sequence TTGCCCTCCGCCGACCAATCGGACGCTCCCGCCGCGCGGGGGGCCCGCCGTGCGCTCGGGCGGGGGCCGGAGGATCCTTTCCCCACCCCGCCCCTTCCCAAGACCCTCCGGGGAGATTCTCCGGGTGCGGGCCGGTCGCCGGGAGCGCTGCCCCCGGACCCTCGCCCCGCAAGCGCCGCAGGGGCTGAGCCGGCCTCGCCCGGCGAAGTCGTCGAAAGCGGGGCCGACCCGGTTTCCGGCCGCCCCGTCTCCGACGAACCCGGCGAGCGCCGCTTCACCGTCCGGCTCGACAACTTCGAGGGGCCCTTCGACCTCCTCCTCCAGTTGATCTCCAAGCACAAGCTGGACGTCACCGAGGTCGCCCTGTCCCAGGTCACCGACGAGTTCATGGCGCACATCAGGGCCATGGGCCCGGACTGGGACCTGGACCAGACGACCGAGTTCCTGGTCGTGGCCGCCACCCTGCTCGACCTCAAGGCGGCCCGGCTGCTGCCCGTGGCGGAGGTGGAGGACGAGGCCGACCTCGCGCTCCTCGAGGCCCGTGACCTGCTGTTCGCGCGGCTGCTCCAGTACCGCGCGTACAAACGGATCGCGGACATCTTCAGCGAGCGCCTGGACACCGAGGCGCGCCGGTCTCCGCGGACCGTCGGCCTGGAGGCGCACCTCGCGGAGCTGCTGCCGGACGTCGTCATCAGCATCGGCGCCGAGGGGTTCGCGAAGCTCGCCGTCAAGGCCATGCAGCCCAGGGCGAAGCCGCAGGTGTACGTGGACCACATCCATGCCCCGCTCGTCTCGGTGCGGGAGCAGGCCGCGATCGTGGTGGCCAGGCTGCGGGCGGCGGGGGAGACCACCTTCCAGGTGCTCGCCGAGGACGCCCCGGACACCCTCACCGTCGTCGCCCGCTTCCTTGCCCTGCTTGAGCTGTACCGCGAGAAGGCCGTCGTCCTCGACCAGGACGAGGCGCTGGGGGAGCTGATGGTGCGCTGGAGCGGCGGCGAGCGTGACGAGGGCGGCGGGCAGCGCTGGGTGACCGACGAGTTCGACCATGTGGTGACGGAGGAGAAGGCGTGA
- a CDS encoding CTP synthase codes for MQTRSLASSTTKHIFVTGGVASSLGKGLTASSLGALLKARGLRVTMQKLDPYLNVDPGTMNPFQHGEVFVTNDGAETDLDIGHYERFLDVDLDGSANVTTGQVYSQVIAKERRGEYLGDTVQVIPHITNEIKHRIRRMATDDVDVVITEVGGTVGDIESLPFLETVRQVRHEVGRDNVFVVHISLLPYIGPSGELKTKPTQHSVAALRNIGIQPDAIVLRADREVPLSIKRKISLMCDVDEAAVVAAIDAKSIYDIPKVLHTEGLDAYVVRKLDLPFRDVDWTQWDDLLDRVHNPLHEVTVALVGKYIDLPDAYLSITEAMRAGGFANKARVKVKWVTSDDCKTPAGAKKNLGDVDAILVPGGFGDRGVNGKIGAIQYARENKVPLLGICLGLQCIVIEAARNLAGIPDANSTEFDAATSHPVISTMEEQLAYVEGAGDLGGTMRLGMYPAKLAEGSIVREVYDDQPYVEERHRHRYEVNNAYRAELEKKAGLVFSGTSPDNKLVEYVEYPREIHPYLVATQAHPELRSRPTRPHPLFAGLVKAAVRRQEEARKAGKPAK; via the coding sequence ATGCAGACTCGATCCTTGGCATCCTCGACGACCAAGCACATCTTCGTCACCGGGGGTGTCGCCTCTTCCCTCGGCAAGGGTCTGACTGCCTCCAGCCTGGGTGCGCTCCTCAAGGCGCGAGGCCTTCGGGTCACGATGCAGAAGCTCGACCCGTACCTCAACGTCGACCCCGGCACGATGAACCCCTTCCAGCACGGTGAGGTGTTCGTCACCAACGACGGCGCCGAGACCGACCTGGACATCGGCCACTACGAGCGCTTCCTCGACGTGGACCTCGACGGTTCCGCCAACGTGACGACCGGCCAGGTCTACTCGCAGGTCATCGCCAAGGAGCGGCGCGGCGAGTACCTGGGCGACACCGTGCAGGTCATCCCGCACATCACCAACGAGATCAAGCACCGCATCCGCCGCATGGCCACCGACGACGTCGACGTCGTCATCACCGAGGTGGGCGGCACGGTCGGCGACATCGAGTCGCTGCCGTTCCTGGAGACCGTGCGCCAGGTCCGCCACGAGGTCGGCCGCGACAACGTCTTCGTCGTGCACATCTCGCTGCTGCCCTACATCGGCCCCTCGGGCGAGCTGAAGACCAAGCCGACCCAGCACTCGGTGGCCGCCCTGCGCAACATCGGCATCCAGCCCGACGCGATCGTGCTGCGCGCCGACCGCGAGGTGCCGCTGTCCATCAAGCGCAAGATCTCGCTGATGTGCGACGTCGACGAGGCCGCCGTGGTCGCCGCCATCGACGCCAAGTCGATCTACGACATCCCCAAGGTGCTGCACACCGAGGGCCTGGACGCCTACGTCGTGCGCAAGCTGGACCTGCCGTTCCGCGACGTGGACTGGACGCAGTGGGACGACCTGCTCGACCGGGTCCACAACCCGCTGCACGAGGTGACCGTCGCGCTGGTCGGCAAGTACATCGACCTGCCCGACGCCTACCTCTCCATCACCGAGGCCATGCGCGCCGGCGGCTTCGCCAACAAGGCCCGCGTCAAGGTCAAGTGGGTCACGTCCGACGACTGCAAGACCCCGGCCGGCGCGAAGAAGAACCTCGGCGACGTGGACGCGATCCTGGTCCCCGGCGGCTTCGGCGACCGCGGTGTGAACGGCAAGATCGGCGCGATCCAGTACGCCCGTGAGAACAAGGTGCCGCTGCTCGGCATCTGCCTGGGCCTCCAGTGCATCGTCATCGAGGCCGCGCGCAACCTGGCCGGCATCCCCGACGCCAACTCCACCGAGTTCGACGCCGCCACCTCCCACCCCGTCATCTCGACGATGGAGGAGCAGCTGGCCTACGTCGAGGGCGCGGGCGACCTGGGCGGCACGATGCGGCTCGGCATGTACCCGGCCAAGCTCGCCGAGGGCTCCATCGTCCGTGAGGTCTACGACGACCAGCCCTACGTCGAGGAGCGCCACCGCCACCGCTACGAGGTGAACAACGCCTACCGCGCGGAGCTGGAGAAGAAGGCGGGCCTCGTCTTCTCGGGCACCTCCCCCGACAACAAGCTCGTGGAGTACGTCGAGTACCCGCGCGAGATCCACCCCTACCTGGTCGCCACTCAGGCGCACCCGGAGCTGCGCTCGCGCCCCACGCGCCCGCACCCGCTCTTCGCGGGCCTGGTCAAGGCGGCCGTGCGGCGGCAGGAGGAAGCGCGCAAGGCGGGCAAGCCCGCCAAGTAG